A single Tachypleus tridentatus isolate NWPU-2018 chromosome 9, ASM421037v1, whole genome shotgun sequence DNA region contains:
- the LOC143225995 gene encoding uncharacterized protein LOC143225995 isoform X2, with protein sequence MNQALRSGALIVFNGFDHAGKTTQCHKLVEILNEKTGHKEELVKFPDRAEDNALHCTIFIVASSTAPSQKSIVCLSIVNLVPLVQLLVTMVTCAYSAQDDSSSEVF encoded by the exons ATGAATCAAGCTCTGAGAAGTGGTGCTCTTATTGTTTTTAATGGATTTGACCATGCAGGGAAAACTACCCAGTGCCACAAACTAGTTGAAATACTTAATGAAAAAACAGGTCATAAAGAGGAGTTGGTGAAATTTCCAG ACAGAGCCGAAGACAACGCACTTCACTGCACAATATTTATTGTGGCCTCATCAACAGCTCCTTCACAGAAGTCCATTGTTTGTCTATCCATTGTAAACCTTGTACCACTGGTCCAGTTATTAGTGACGATGGTTACCTGCGCTTACTCAGCACAAGACGATTCCAGTTCCGAAGTTTTCTGA
- the LOC143225995 gene encoding uncharacterized protein LOC143225995 isoform X1, whose protein sequence is MNVLPTVFFILESFHFWGHLTVLLGWRLLPRKDLVRQFPYFISDTLTVFLSYFFIIQQLQWLAVLQIIEHVLVVCTWEKHYWTKKVVSWSSLDWTGSRMVPDIWLSTFFDVAVHGIDAVILATMISLQEVMLSCLLTGVAFCAVFFNSKFAWSNPKSVPQWVAKRIQPCEKY, encoded by the exons ATGAATGTTCTACCAACAGTATTTTTTATTCTGGAGTCCTTCCACTTTTGGGGGCATTTGACTGTGCTTCTTGGATGGCGCCTCCTTCCTCGCAAGGATTTAGTTCGCCAGTTTCCCTATTTTATAAGCGATACTTTGACGGTGTTTCTTTCatacttctttattatacaacaacTTCAATGGTTAGCTGTGCTGCAGATCATTGAACACGTCCTCGTCGTTTGTACATGGGAGAAGCACTACTGGACGAAAAAG GTGGTTAGTTGGAGTTCTCTGGATTGGACAGGAAGCCGAATGGTTCCTGATATTTGGCTTAGTACATTTTTTGATGTGGCAGTTCATGGAATAGATGCTGTAATTTTGGCTACGATGATCTCCCTTCAGGAGGTGATGTTGAGCTGTCTGCTTACTGGTGTTGCCTTTTGCGCAGTGTTTTTCAACTCAAAATTTGCTTGGAGCAACCCCAAATCAGTTCCACAGTGGGTAGCGAAAAGGATCCAGCCATGTGAAAAGTATTAA